In Harpia harpyja isolate bHarHar1 chromosome 12, bHarHar1 primary haplotype, whole genome shotgun sequence, a single window of DNA contains:
- the TTC14 gene encoding tetratricopeptide repeat protein 14, with protein MDRELLRQALSYHGPELLSLLRAEQHDNPDFRGLLPPPGTAFEPPRGAPSPPAAWKERASLDTEIKRFIAKKADLLFAHSWKPNGPLCETIEENEEYYAVMPPLERFMEVPREDRRELFFRDIERGDIVIGRITSIREFGFFMVLICLGSGVIREISDLEITALCPLRDVPSQSNHGDPLSYYQTGDLIRAAIKDVDRYHEKLTVSLYSSALPPNLSSTKLGVITSDDFPLHYRRSMEVANTAETFEEVLHRSPGFANPSLVEYLAEKLGLSESNPPSLMRSLQIKNFNEEDFAPALRKKQSASWALKCVKAGVDYFKVGRHVEAMNEYNKALEIDPQNVEALVARGALYATKGSLNKAIGDFEIALENCPTHRNARKYLCQTLVERGGQLEEEDKLLNAENYYKKALSLDETFQEAEEALTKLRKHMQKSLEMREKQAAKEERQKEKKVETSAEKLRKLLKEEKRLKKKRKVSTSSSSSSSSSSSSDSSSDVSISSSSSSSDHKKHRKKRRNRSESARSSKKCSSRASSHYKDQIRKEEWYSPPADTSASFLNQNFEVEKLLERQDSLVCPKTEVKEKDRHCSFSRTSGDDEDTFGGRSEDSRDSYSSSRTLPSSSKTEKYGKTDRFFSSRRGSSGSYRKSDDKPRMRYFRKLERDVEGRKEQFKKHGSGQDRYYMSPAGSDYSGKSVGKYRSYSSTCLREGDKSYDSDRHVFSQHKNESEYKNRKRSYEETNETKEPDEEMSLNGTAQTESGSKRNLPQNLVNIFNQIAEFEREKGSKQKKQ; from the exons atGGACCGGGAGCTGCTGCGTCAGGCGCTGAGCTACCACGGCCCCGAGCTGCTCTCGCTGCTCCGCGCCGAGCAGCACGACAACCCCGACTTCCgcgggctgctgccgccgccggggaCCGCCTTCGAgccgccccgcggggccccgTCCCCGCCGGCCGCCTG GAAAGAGAGGGCGAGCCTTGACACCGAGATAAAGCGCTTCATTGCCAAAAAAGCGGATCTCCTGTTCGCTCACTCCTGGAAGCCCAACGGACCTCTCTGCGAGACGATTGAGGAAAATGAAG AGTATTATGCTGTTATGCCTCCCCTGGAACGGTTCATGGAGGTTCCCAGGGAAGACAGGAGAGAATTGTTTTTTCGAGACATCGAACGTGGTGATATCGTGATCGGGAGGATTACTTCTATTCGTGAATTTGGCTTTTTCATGGTGTTGATTTGTCTGGGAAGTGGTGTCATACGGGAGATTTCAGATTTAGAAATCACT GCTCTTTGTCCTTTGAGAGATGTGCCTTCTCAGAGCAATCATGGAGATCCTTTGTCTTATTATCAAACTGGAGACCTTATTCGAG CTGCAATCAAGGACGTTGATCGTTACCATGAGAAGCTCACGGTGTCACTTTACAGCTCGGCTCTTCCGCCCAATCTTTCCAGTACAAAACTAGGTGTAATTACTTCCGATGACTTCCCATTACATTATAG gCGAAGCATGGAAGTTGCTAATACAGCAGAGACATTTGAAGAGGTTTTGCATCGTTCCCCAGGATTTGCTAATCCATCATTAGTTGAATATTTAGCAGAAAAACTAGGGCTAAGTGAATCAAATCCACCGTCTTTGATGCGAAGTCTTCAAAT taaaaatttcaaTGAAGAAGATTTTGCTCCTGCATTGAGGAAAAAGCAATCTGCATCTTGGGCCTTGAAATG tgtgaaGGCTGGGGTTGATTATTTTAAGGTTGGGCGCCATGTGGAAGCCATGAATGAGTACAACAAGGCTTTGGAAATTGATCCTCAAAATGTTGAAGCTTTGGTAGCACGTGGAGCTCT GTATGCAACAAAAGGAAGTCTGAACAAAGCTATAGGTGATTTTGAAATTGCTTTAGAAAACTGTCCTACCCatagaaatgcaagaaaataccTCTGTCAGACACTTGTGGAAAGAGGCGGGCA GTTGGAAGAGGAAGACAAACTACTAAATGCTGAGAATTACTATAAAAAAGCTTTAAGTTTGGATGAGACTTTtcaggaagcagaagaggccttaaCGAAACTCCGTAAGCATATGCAG aaatctttggaaATGAGGGAGAAACAAGCTGCcaaagaagagagacagaaagaaaagaaagtagaaaCAAGTGCAGAAAAATTGCGTAAgctcttaaaagaagaaaaaag gttgaagaagaaaaggaaagtatcaacttcctcctcctcctcctcttcttcctcctcctcaagtGATTCTTCATCAGATGTatcaatttcttcttcttcctcttcctctgatCACAAGAAGCATAGGAAAAAGCGTCGGAATAGATCAGAGTCTGCCCGCAGCTCCAAAAAATGCTCATCTAGAGCTTCTTCCCACTACAAAGATCAGATTAGGAAAGAGGAGTGGTATTCGCCTCCGGCTGATACCTCTGCTTCCTTTCTTAACCAAAATTTTGAAGTGGAAAAACTGCTGGAAAGGCAGGACAGCTTAGTGTGTCCAAAAACAGAGGTAAAAGAGAAGGACAGACACTGTTCCTTTTCGAGGACTTCAGGTGATGATGAAGACACATTTGGAGGTAGGTCTGAAGATTCAAGAGATTCTTACAGTAGCTCCAGAACTCTGCCAAGTAGTAGCAAGACTGAAAAATATGGTAAAACAGATAGATTTTTCTCCAGTCGGAGGGGTTCTTCAGGTTCATATCGTAAGTCAGATGATAAACCCAGGATGCGTTATTTTAGGAAGTTGGAAAGGGATGTAGAGGGGAGAAAAGAGCAGTTTAAAAAACATGGCTCAGGTCAAGACAGGTATTACATGTCTCCAGCAGGGTCTGACTATTCTGGGAAGTCAGTGGGAAAGTACAGATCGTATTCTAGCACCTGCTTACGTGAAGGTGATAAAAGTTACGATAGTGATAGGCATGTGTTCAGTCagcataaaaatgaaagtgagtATAAGAATAGGAAAAGAAGTTATGAGGAGACTAATGAAACCAAGGAACCAGATGAGGAAATGTCTTTAAATGGTACAGCACAAACAGAAAGTGGCAGTAAAAGAAACCTGCCCCAGAATTTAGTTAACATATTCAATCAAATAGCTGAGTTTGAGAGGGAAAAAGGAAGTAAGCAGAAGAAACAGTAA